The genomic window aaaaatagatatactcagtgtaaaataatttcacacataaagaaaatatttattttttagattcattaaaaaattgatatatttagacaataatttttttgaagaaaccaaaatgagatatattaacataaacagcctccccagcacaaggTGTACCGAGAAAGACTATATCAATTTACAAAGAGTCAATAAGATACAAtcataaacaaatcatacaagaccCGAATACAACAATGGattagaccaccagctatggtagtttgaagtTAACGTGATACTCGTTGTCTTCAACCACCGAAATGAGAAAAacttgatcttatccaacaaaagatgaggtgtgcctgttgagcctttgaacaaacgatgatttctctctgtccatatcaCCCAAACACACGTGAGCCAAATAAGCTGCAAAAAAGATCGACGCGCTCGAGATCCACATGCTGAGGCTgtaaactggacaaaatgatcacgcaaAGTAGTGAAATCCACCAAAGGAATGTCAATCCACTCGCGAACTAAGTCCCAAAGAGATCCAGCAATACtacatgagagaaataaatgatGGGCCAGTTCGGCCGCTCCACATCCAAAAGCACACGTGCCAGCTGTAGAAGACAAAACTCCCCGAGTGACCAGGTTTACTCTCGTAggcaacctgtcacgcaataaacgccacgcaaaaatggaaaccttcaaaggaacctgggGGTGCCATATAAGGTTTTCCGCATCATCCAAAGTAACAGAGGCATGAGAAGTCAAAAGCTGATAAGCTCCCCCGACAGTGTAGCCTATGTCAGGGTCTGggcgccactgccacctatcaaTGGTATGATCCTGCAAAAAAATGtcaagaagtaaagactgacactcccccaacatctcctcctcccacgccctcaatcGCCTCCGCCACTCCCACGCCTCCCCATTTGCCCCCCAACCTAGACAAAACATCTCTGCCACTGTACGCGATTTGGTCTCCGCCAACTCAAACAGTCGCCCAAACCGCTCCTGCAACGAAAAACCATCCAGCTAGGGATCGGTCCAGAAAAAAGTATAGTCTACATACATTAATTCTTTAATGAAtcgaaaaaataatatttttttataaggatCAGAGGGAGTATTCATTAGAAATTTTGTTACGTCATGTCATCATGTAATTAAAATGGGTGGAATAGGATGATTTGTGGGATAAACTCTTGCGATTAAATGATagtgtaaatatattttatacaGTTGGTGTATATCATTTTTTTCGTTTAATATTAAGGATAAGTTCTATGTAAGTCATTATGTTTGTATAATGGTGAGAGATTATAATAGTATCCAAGAGGTCTAAGTTAAAAATCTctaatgtaataaaaaaatgttatgttgttaccaaaaaaaaaaatgctacgTAGTAGCAGTAGTTCATCATgaataagttttaaaaaatttaacaattttcaataatactctttaaaaataaaaaatcacaactttCTGTGTCTCtatttgttaaaataataagagGGTGAGACATACTACTCTACTCCTTCATAATATGATAATATCATCAACCAATAAgaacaaattaataataaatttgcATATGATATCCACAACTGAATtgcaacaaatttttatttcacaTCACGAGGATACGACTATAGGTGTTGTATACAAGTGGTGCTATATAAAGCACTTCTCTTTCCTaattacatattaaaaaattaaataaaattaacaaatattcTCAATTAGTTATTCCTGAGGCTGAGTACTTTACTCCAAAGTACTCTGCAAATCCTGTGATGAACAACTTATACATGTACTAGTATTTGAAACAAATAAGTAAAGAATtacattattgtttattattgaaGGTTTATTAGACTTTTATTTTCCATTAATCACAATTcacatacaaattaaatttcaggAGCTAATCTTTGATGTCTTGATTTTGGATCTTCAAAACATCATGTATGTATGATTTGCCATGATTTTCAGGTGAAAGATATCCTTTGTAGAAATCAGCTACACCAATTGTTTTGAACAATGGTGGTGTTTGTGGAGTTAAAAGAGATGATACTGGACCTATATTTTTACACCATTCTGGACCATAAAATGTTGCAATGGATAGTCTCTCTTTTGTTGAGTTTACTATTGCTCGGTGTGTAGTGCTCTTGTATATACCATTTGTTATTACCTGTCATAAAAGTCACACTTGATTATATTTGCAAGACTATGATATAATATTTTGTCTAACGTGCACAAGTAAAATAGTCTAATATATGcataaatgtatttttttaccATTAGATTAATAAGTTATATCGAGTATGTTTAGAATTACGGCGGGTTGCCATAATTACAGTGATTCACCGTGATTTTTCAAAAGTCACAGTGTAACTTATGTAAATTACAATGGATTACCGTGAATCTGATACATCCTCCATAATACCAAACATAGACATCATATTTGTTTTGATCTGATGTAAAATTTATTGATCAAATATCGTGTGAAAGACTTATTTTACTTATGCATCATAGAATTAGACAAACATGTCCTCCAAGGATAGCTCAGTTTGTAGTTATCAGTGTACATTATTGAATGCGATGGGGTTAGAACTTCGAATTCTCAATTTCTCCACACTTATAATACGTAGGTTACTGGACCCCAAAAAAagaatttgacaaaaataaccAGACATATACAAAAGATTTAATTATAGTTTTGAAccccttattttaaaacttcCCATTTTTGTCCTTCCCATAGATTTTTCGCAAAATTTGAATTGTATTTTACACATTCGAGTTCTAAAATTCGAAAaagatatttttgaaaatttagggGGCGTGCAAGAATATTGGGGGTAGAAAAAGAAATTCACAAAATGAAGGTATGATTATGACTAGGCCCAAATCGGCCTATGTGTTTATAAATTTAAACCCCACATAAAAAATCCAAATATGCATTgtacaaaaaatataaagacGACTTCTTTTTAAGCTCCATGTTTCTTTTTCAccttttgaattttcaattttgtccttaaaaaaaattcggaatgcagaaataaaaaaaaaaattagttcaaattcaggaaaaattcgggaaacagaaattttttttcaaggcaaaaaaaattcggtaaacagaaatcgaaatttttttcaagggcaaaattggaaatccAAGGGGTGAAAAAAAAACACGTTGGTGGGAGGagaaattttcaaatataaatcaattACCTCCATAACATCTCCAAGACTAACGATAAAAGCATTTGGGAGTGGCTTAACACTAATCCATGTTCCATCTTTTTTAATTTGGAGTCCTTCAACTTCATTGTTTTGGAAAAGAATGGTGAGGGCAGATGCATCAGTATGAGCCTTAAGACCAAGAACATTTTCTGGTTGAGGACATGGAGAATAGTAGTTTATCCTAATTGATTGTCCTCCTTCTCCTAATGACTCTTTAATATCATTTGATTCTATGCCAAGAGCTTTCCCTATAAGATCCAAAATGTTGTTTGCAAGTTCTCTATTCTTTGTACAATAGGTCTCTAAGTTTTCCCTGTAGTAACCAACATTAACTTATTATCGTCAgtgtaagaaaaatattattgacaACGAGTTGAATAACATTTGACGATGTGACATTGTTTTTTAGACCAAACATTCCGATTTGGATTAAGAGCAGTTACTACTTCGTCCAGTCGCCTACACTCGTCTCGTAACTTCGTGCAGTCACCTACACTCATCTCATAAGGACCGTTTGATCTTAATCGGACGGTTCCTATTTAAAAtcagtttttgatttttttaatattaaatttttatcatcAAATTAGGAAATGTAAGTTCATTTTCGATCGTACGACTATAAAGTTGTTGATTGCATGCAGTCATCGATTTGTGACTGCATAGAACCTAAATCCCAAACATCCTGTTGACCTATTATTACAACTGTGTTTCTTCAGTTTTATCAATCAAATGAAAATTCATTTCGAAGGTCAGTTGTGGCATCACACAGTTGTGGAGATCGAATTGTGATCTTCCCTACTAAGTCTAATGTCAATCACCattgaatcaactaacgattggtaaacCAAAGTCGTGTTTTAGTTCAAACTGAGATCAAAATTACATTTCAACCAgtattaaaataacaaataacttATGCATGACATGTCACATCCGGTCATTAAAAATCGCCACATCAGCCTGCTATGTCAGCTTCTGTTAAGGACACTTAACTGTAGGGACTAATTTTAGTGACGGAAAATTTTAGAGGGACCATTATTGGAGGAAAATTTTTAAAGGGACTAAAAGTgaaagttaaaatatttatagggacaaaaaacatattaaacCCTTTATTAAAACATAGAAAAAtacttcaccaaaaaaaaaaaaaaaataggaaaataaaatagaagagCACCTGAATGGCAGTGGTAAATTAGGGAATAAATGAGGCTTCCTTAAGTGGGCAGGAAGTGTGAAAATGTAGAACAAATCTACCCAATCTGATGGTTCATCTTCATACACATCAATCATTTTACCAAACCCTTCCATATCTCCTGGTTTCTGCCAAAGCTTACTCTTCTCTTCCATTGAAAGGTTGAAGAGCTCTTTAGCACCTATCTTCATATCTTCCATCAATGCCATGCTAAGTCCATGATTAATTAGCTGTTATATACATAACCAACAATTGCTATATAGTTACATTTAAACATTTAATACTCAAAGCACAAAGTGTGTCAAGAATAAACACGAAATATACATAACAAAATCTTTGACTTTCTTCATCAAGTCAGTTTATACATAACAAAATTTTAGCATCGTATCTCCTATTAGTAGACAGTGAAATTTGTGTCCCTTAAATTAGGACTCATTTCCATGCAGTCATATTTTCTGTGCAGTCGAGCCATTTATAGCCATTCGATCAAGATCGGACGGTCATGatttaaaattgtatttgtTGATTGTATTTGTTTAAACCGTCCACCCGTGATCGGACGGCTGTAAAACAACTGCACGGAAAAGTCGACTGCACCTAATCCAATTCTATCAAATTAGTTGATCCTTAACTgacttttcaattttcattatttattttggtccttgttattattgttatagtcccttccaaatttatttataataaaaagtgtacaatatttgattttagtccctccAATATAAGTGAGATAAAtgactaaaataaatttagtaagataaaaaaatttgcACAAATACTATATAGGGACCAACtcctatataatttttttttacatgcaTAAGATTGAATATATCAccacccttaattttttttttttttaatatgatatcaATATAACCAACAATTTATCAAACAAAGGGGGAATTTAGATTAAATTAATCTAACCTGGAAGAAACCCCATTCTTTGCATGCAATGTCCAGCTTCTCTAATTCAGGACCCTTCACTTCTTCAGACAACAATTTGCTAAGGTCAATTATAGGAAGCTGTTGCAAAGAATCTTTGCTAGATAAAATTGGATGGTCAATATCCCTATGAATATATCTCTCTGGAACACTTTTTAGTCCTTCTTTTGCTATTAATTCTTTCAATGAAGGAAAAGaaataggcatggcaatgggtacccgcgggtacggtttttaccttccccgttccccatacccgaatcattgataaatacccgttccccgcccattacccgacggggatgaaaaattgaacccaatccccgtcccaaatgggttcgggtatacccaaatgggttcgggtatccccgaaccTTACCCTGCCCTGCTGAACCTTACTcgaacccaaaattttcccgaacactaacatacatacaatacaaaaaatttcaaataataaagtacaaaccaaaatttcaatgcattaaacatacaaatgaaatgatattccaaaatatcaaaccaaaattatcaaaa from Trifolium pratense cultivar HEN17-A07 linkage group LG1, ARS_RC_1.1, whole genome shotgun sequence includes these protein-coding regions:
- the LOC123892807 gene encoding codeine O-demethylase-like gives rise to the protein MPISFPSLKELIAKEGLKSVPERYIHRDIDHPILSSKDSLQQLPIIDLSKLLSEEVKGPELEKLDIACKEWGFFQLINHGLSMALMEDMKIGAKELFNLSMEEKSKLWQKPGDMEGFGKMIDVYEDEPSDWVDLFYIFTLPAHLRKPHLFPNLPLPFRENLETYCTKNRELANNILDLIGKALGIESNDIKESLGEGGQSIRINYYSPCPQPENVLGLKAHTDASALTILFQNNEVEGLQIKKDGTWISVKPLPNAFIVSLGDVMEVITNGIYKSTTHRAIVNSTKERLSIATFYGPEWCKNIGPVSSLLTPQTPPLFKTIGVADFYKGYLSPENHGKSYIHDVLKIQNQDIKD